In Tachypleus tridentatus isolate NWPU-2018 chromosome 7, ASM421037v1, whole genome shotgun sequence, a genomic segment contains:
- the LOC143257958 gene encoding histone H3-like — translation MARTKQTARKSKGRKAPRKQLATKTAPATGGVKKPHRYRPGTVALREIRRYQKSTELLIRKLSFQRLVREIAQAFKTDLRFQSSAVMALQEASEAYLVGLFEDTNLCAIHAKRVTIMPKDIQLARRIRGERT, via the coding sequence atggctcgcacgaaacaaactgcaagaaaatccaagGGCAGAAAAGCACCAAGGAAACAATTGGCTACTAAAACTGCTCCAGccacaggaggtgtaaagaaacctcatcgttacaggccaggaactgtagccctccgtgaaatccgtcgataccagaaatCAACTGAGCTGCTTATTCGAAAACTAtctttccagagactggtgagagaaattgcccaggccTTCAAGACTGACCtgagattccagagctctgctgtcatggctcttcaggaggccagtgaggcatacttggtgggtctcttcgaagacactaatctgtgtgccattcacgcaaagagggtgaccatcatgccgaaagacatccaactcgcacgtagaattcgaggggaacgaaCCTAA